The Pelistega ratti genome window below encodes:
- a CDS encoding cation acetate symporter: MKNKWITTIAGLLCSGVVWADAFTGEVEKQNLNITAIVMFIIFVGATLVITKWAAAKSKSTKDFYTAGGGISGYQNGLAIAGDFMSAASFLGISAMVFTKGFDGLIYSTGFLVGWPIVLFLVAERLRNLGKFTFSDVIAYRLQETPVRLFAATSSLIVVLLYLIAQVVGAGKLIQLLFGMNYLSAVIIVGILMVAYVLFGGMLATTWVQMIKAVLLLGGATFMSFMILYTFDFSFESMFQRATEIHEKGIAILAPGGLVQNPIDALSLGLGLMLGTAGLPHILMRFFTVPDAREARKSVVVATGLIGYFYLLTFIIGFGAIVFIIKGNPEFFTAIFQDGKTVYEMIGGTNMVAVHLSGALGGNTFLGFISAVAFATILAVVAGLTISGASAISHDIYSSVVRKGKATQREEIRVTKLATLGLGIVAIVLGITFENQNVAFMVGLAFAVAASANFPILVLSMFWKGLTTRGAVLGGFAGLVAAIVLIVLGPTVWVSVLHYQEAIFPYSNPSMFSIPLAFIVAWVVSITDKSAQATKDKAGFVAQYARSMTGIGAAEASDH; the protein is encoded by the coding sequence ATGAAAAATAAATGGATAACAACCATAGCAGGATTACTCTGTTCAGGTGTGGTATGGGCAGATGCTTTTACAGGTGAAGTTGAAAAACAAAATCTTAATATAACCGCTATTGTCATGTTTATTATTTTTGTGGGTGCGACATTAGTGATCACAAAATGGGCAGCGGCTAAAAGTAAATCGACCAAAGATTTCTATACAGCAGGCGGTGGTATTAGTGGTTATCAAAATGGTCTGGCCATTGCAGGCGACTTTATGTCAGCGGCTTCATTCCTCGGTATTTCCGCTATGGTATTTACCAAAGGGTTTGATGGTCTTATTTATTCGACAGGTTTCTTGGTTGGTTGGCCAATTGTGTTATTTCTTGTGGCTGAGCGATTACGAAACTTAGGTAAATTTACTTTTTCAGATGTGATTGCCTATCGTTTACAAGAGACCCCAGTGCGTTTATTTGCAGCGACTTCTTCGCTTATTGTGGTACTTTTATATTTAATTGCACAGGTGGTAGGTGCTGGTAAGTTAATCCAACTATTATTTGGAATGAATTATCTTTCAGCGGTCATTATTGTGGGTATCTTGATGGTTGCCTATGTATTATTTGGTGGTATGCTAGCGACAACATGGGTACAAATGATTAAAGCTGTCCTTTTACTAGGAGGGGCAACCTTTATGTCATTTATGATTCTTTATACATTTGACTTTAGCTTTGAAAGTATGTTCCAAAGAGCAACAGAAATTCATGAAAAAGGGATTGCTATTCTTGCACCTGGTGGTTTAGTGCAAAATCCCATTGATGCTCTTTCTTTAGGTCTCGGTTTGATGTTAGGAACAGCTGGATTACCGCATATCTTAATGCGTTTCTTTACTGTACCAGATGCACGAGAAGCACGTAAATCAGTTGTGGTAGCAACAGGTTTGATTGGTTATTTCTACTTATTAACCTTTATTATCGGTTTCGGTGCTATTGTCTTTATTATCAAAGGAAATCCTGAATTCTTTACGGCTATTTTCCAAGATGGTAAAACCGTCTATGAAATGATTGGTGGTACAAATATGGTTGCTGTCCACTTATCTGGTGCATTGGGTGGTAATACTTTCTTAGGCTTTATTTCTGCTGTTGCCTTTGCGACAATCTTAGCGGTAGTAGCTGGTTTGACTATTTCGGGTGCATCAGCGATTAGCCATGATATTTACTCTTCTGTTGTCCGTAAAGGTAAAGCCACGCAACGTGAAGAAATCCGAGTGACCAAGTTAGCGACCTTAGGTCTTGGCATTGTTGCGATTGTTTTAGGTATTACATTTGAAAATCAAAATGTTGCCTTTATGGTGGGACTGGCTTTTGCGGTTGCTGCTTCGGCTAACTTCCCGATTTTAGTGTTAAGTATGTTCTGGAAAGGACTCACTACACGTGGTGCGGTATTAGGTGGTTTTGCTGGTTTAGTAGCGGCTATTGTCTTGATTGTATTAGGACCAACGGTATGGGTGAGTGTATTACATTACCAAGAGGCGATCTTCCCTTATAGTAATCCGTCCATGTTCTCGATTCCATTAGCGTTTATTGTGGCATGGGTAGTTTCTATTACGGATAAATCAGCTCAAGCAACTAAGGATAAAGCAGGTTTTGTAGCACAATATGCTCGTTCAATGACAGGTATTGGTGCAGCAGAAGCGAGTGACCATTAA
- a CDS encoding OmpA family protein, with amino-acid sequence MKYTKLTALLLTTTIFAGCASTAGNTATGAGVGAAIGAGLGALIGDSSKSALIGAGIGAVAGSITGYNWDRLVGKVDETGSKLGVSTTQLPDGSLKVNFPEGATFDSGSYQLKSGSFPVLNALAEEMQKSPQLRVKVVGHTDNTGSAQLNQSLSVNRANSVVNYLSSHGIEASRLSTEGRSFHDPIADNATVEGRAQNRRVEVYLYAVK; translated from the coding sequence ATGAAATATACAAAATTAACCGCTCTTTTATTAACGACCACCATTTTTGCCGGTTGTGCTTCAACTGCTGGTAATACAGCAACAGGTGCTGGTGTTGGTGCAGCTATTGGTGCTGGTCTTGGTGCATTGATTGGAGACTCTTCTAAATCAGCTTTAATTGGTGCGGGGATTGGTGCTGTAGCAGGTAGTATCACGGGTTATAACTGGGATCGTCTTGTTGGTAAAGTAGATGAGACAGGTTCAAAATTGGGTGTTTCAACCACTCAATTACCTGATGGTAGCCTAAAAGTAAATTTCCCAGAGGGAGCTACATTTGATAGTGGTAGTTATCAACTTAAATCTGGTTCTTTCCCAGTGTTAAATGCCCTAGCAGAAGAGATGCAAAAATCACCCCAATTACGTGTAAAAGTAGTTGGGCATACAGATAATACAGGTTCTGCACAATTAAACCAATCTTTATCTGTTAATCGTGCGAATAGTGTGGTGAATTATTTATCTTCTCATGGTATTGAGGCATCTCGTCTTTCAACGGAAGGTCGTAGTTTCCATGATCCTATTGCTGATAATGCAACCGTAGAGGGTCGTGCACAAAATCGCCGAGTAGAAGTTTATTTATATGCCGTGAAATAA
- the metH gene encoding methionine synthase, whose product MKYPSLPYPIDAYTHGAEFARRLNQGKILILDGAMGTMIQRYKLTEQDFRGERFADHQQDVKGDNELLSLTRPDVILEIHQQYLAAGADVIETNTFGATSVAQGDYDLSHLAYELNVVSAQLARQACDQYSTPEHPRFVAGALGPQPKTASISPDVNDPSARNITFDELVATYTEQLNGLLDGGIDIVLIETIFDTLNAKAAIFAVETVFEERGIRLPVMISGTVTDASGRILSGQTVEAFWNSVRHARPITIGLNCALGAALMRPYVAELSKICDTFLCVYPNAGLPNPMSETGFDEGPQDTSALLQEFAQAGLVNMVGGCCGTTPEHIQAIREAVQSLDAREVPEVPIKTRLSGLEPLNIDDQTLFINVGERTNVTGSKMFLRLIKEEKFDEALAVARQQVENGAQIIDINMDEAMLDAKSSMRRFLNLIASEPDISRVPIMIDSSKWEVLEEGLKCVQGKSIVNSISMKEGIEPFLAQARLCRKYGAAVVVMAFDEQGQADNYERRKEICAKAYHTLVNEVGFPPEDIIFDPNVFAVATGIEEHDNYALDFIHGVKWIHENLPYARISGGISNVSFSFRGNERMREAIHTVFLYYAIKEGLTMGIVNAGMLGVYADLDTKTRDLVEDVILNRKDPVGKTDANDDRTSTERLVEYAEQIKGSTEKKEENLAWRELPVEERLTYGLVNGITQFIVEDTEEVRLKVAERGGRPIEVIEGPLMDGMNVVGDLFGEGKMFLPQVVKSARVMKQAVAHLIPFIEEEKRQIQAAGGDVKAKGKIVIATVKGDVHDIGKNIVSVVLQCNNFEVENMGVMVPCADILAKAKEVNADIIGLSGLITPSLEEMAYVASEMQRDPYFREKKIPLMIGGATTSRVHTAVKIAPNYEGPVIHVPDASRSVGVCTNLVSDNKEKFLKELAIEYEQVRQRHAHRRANPVIPLEEARANKEPIDWANYTPPKPKFIGRRIFESYDLKEIVKFLDWSPFFMTWGLMGSFPKILDNETVGEQARKIYADGQVMLQKIIDGRWLTASGVVAFYPANSVNEEDIEIYTDESRTETLFTWHLLRQQNKKRDDIRNKSLADYIAPKSSGVKDYIGMFAVTGGLGIEVHEERFEKDMDDYSLIMVKALADRLAEAFAECLHHRVRTDLWGYAPKEDLSLQAIIGEEYQGIRPAPGYPSCPDLSVMIPMFEAMHPEDVGIHVTGSHAMIPASSVSAFYFSHPKASYFSIGNIGQDQFDDYCERTGFEVAKAKRVLHNVLE is encoded by the coding sequence GTGAAATATCCTAGCTTACCTTATCCTATTGATGCTTATACACATGGTGCTGAGTTTGCACGCCGTTTGAATCAAGGCAAGATCCTGATTCTGGATGGAGCAATGGGTACAATGATTCAACGCTATAAGCTAACCGAGCAGGATTTTAGAGGGGAGCGTTTTGCCGATCATCAACAAGATGTCAAAGGTGATAATGAGTTACTAAGCCTTACACGCCCTGATGTTATTTTAGAAATTCATCAACAATACTTAGCGGCTGGTGCAGATGTGATTGAAACAAATACCTTTGGGGCAACTTCTGTTGCGCAAGGGGATTATGATTTATCTCATCTTGCGTATGAGCTAAATGTGGTATCGGCTCAATTAGCGCGTCAGGCTTGTGATCAGTATAGTACCCCTGAACACCCTCGTTTTGTCGCTGGTGCTTTGGGCCCTCAGCCTAAAACGGCTTCTATTTCCCCTGATGTGAATGATCCGAGTGCACGTAATATCACGTTTGATGAGTTGGTTGCAACCTATACTGAACAGCTAAATGGTTTATTAGATGGGGGTATTGATATTGTTTTAATTGAAACAATTTTTGATACTTTAAATGCAAAAGCAGCTATTTTTGCGGTTGAAACGGTTTTTGAAGAAAGAGGTATTCGTTTACCCGTTATGATTTCGGGTACGGTTACTGATGCATCAGGCCGTATTTTATCAGGGCAAACGGTTGAGGCATTTTGGAACTCTGTTCGCCATGCTCGCCCCATTACGATTGGTCTAAACTGTGCTTTAGGGGCAGCATTAATGCGCCCTTATGTAGCAGAGCTTTCTAAGATTTGTGATACTTTTTTATGCGTTTATCCTAATGCCGGTCTGCCTAATCCTATGAGTGAAACGGGCTTTGATGAAGGGCCACAAGATACTTCCGCTCTTTTACAGGAATTTGCTCAAGCAGGTTTAGTCAATATGGTTGGGGGGTGCTGTGGTACAACACCAGAACACATTCAAGCTATTCGAGAAGCGGTGCAGTCCCTTGATGCCAGAGAAGTACCAGAAGTTCCTATCAAAACACGATTATCAGGTTTAGAACCTTTAAATATTGATGATCAAACACTATTCATCAATGTAGGAGAACGTACTAATGTGACGGGTTCTAAGATGTTCCTACGACTTATCAAAGAAGAAAAATTTGATGAGGCGTTGGCAGTGGCTCGACAACAAGTCGAAAATGGTGCGCAAATTATTGACATTAATATGGATGAGGCGATGCTAGATGCCAAATCCAGTATGCGTCGGTTTTTAAATCTTATTGCTTCAGAACCTGATATTTCTCGTGTCCCTATTATGATTGACTCTTCTAAATGGGAAGTGCTAGAAGAGGGGCTTAAATGTGTGCAGGGCAAGTCTATTGTAAATTCTATTTCTATGAAAGAGGGGATTGAGCCTTTCTTGGCTCAGGCTCGTCTTTGTCGTAAATATGGGGCTGCTGTTGTGGTGATGGCATTTGATGAGCAAGGGCAGGCGGATAATTATGAAAGACGAAAAGAAATTTGTGCTAAGGCTTATCACACCTTAGTAAATGAGGTGGGCTTCCCACCAGAGGATATTATTTTTGACCCGAATGTCTTTGCTGTGGCAACAGGTATTGAAGAGCATGATAATTATGCACTTGATTTTATCCATGGGGTGAAATGGATTCATGAGAATCTACCTTATGCACGCATTTCAGGTGGTATTTCTAATGTGAGCTTCTCTTTCCGTGGAAATGAACGTATGCGAGAAGCGATTCATACGGTTTTCCTCTACTATGCAATTAAAGAGGGCTTGACAATGGGGATTGTCAATGCAGGGATGTTGGGTGTATATGCCGATTTAGATACAAAAACACGTGATTTGGTTGAAGATGTGATTCTTAACCGAAAAGACCCTGTAGGAAAAACTGATGCCAATGATGACCGTACCTCTACAGAACGGTTGGTTGAATATGCTGAACAGATAAAAGGCTCTACAGAGAAAAAAGAAGAAAACCTTGCTTGGCGAGAGTTACCTGTTGAAGAACGATTAACCTATGGGTTAGTCAATGGTATTACCCAGTTTATTGTGGAAGATACAGAGGAAGTCCGTTTAAAAGTGGCTGAAAGAGGGGGACGTCCTATTGAAGTGATTGAAGGCCCTCTGATGGATGGAATGAATGTGGTGGGTGATTTATTTGGTGAAGGGAAAATGTTCCTTCCTCAAGTGGTGAAATCAGCTCGTGTGATGAAGCAGGCGGTTGCCCATCTTATTCCTTTTATTGAAGAAGAAAAACGTCAGATCCAAGCTGCAGGTGGTGATGTTAAGGCAAAAGGCAAGATTGTTATTGCAACAGTTAAAGGGGACGTACATGATATTGGTAAAAATATTGTTTCTGTTGTTCTACAGTGTAATAACTTTGAAGTAGAAAATATGGGGGTGATGGTACCTTGTGCTGATATTTTGGCAAAAGCTAAAGAAGTGAATGCCGATATTATTGGCTTATCAGGGCTTATTACGCCAAGTCTGGAAGAAATGGCTTATGTTGCCTCTGAAATGCAACGAGACCCTTATTTTAGAGAGAAAAAAATCCCCTTAATGATTGGGGGAGCAACAACGAGTCGTGTACATACAGCGGTTAAAATTGCACCTAATTATGAAGGCCCTGTTATTCATGTCCCTGATGCTAGTCGTTCGGTTGGGGTATGTACTAATTTGGTATCAGACAATAAAGAAAAGTTTCTTAAAGAATTAGCGATTGAATATGAGCAAGTGAGACAACGCCATGCTCATCGCCGAGCGAACCCTGTTATTCCTTTAGAAGAGGCGAGAGCAAATAAAGAACCTATTGATTGGGCTAACTATACACCACCTAAACCTAAATTTATTGGTCGCCGTATTTTTGAATCGTATGATCTTAAAGAAATTGTGAAGTTTTTAGATTGGTCGCCTTTCTTTATGACATGGGGATTGATGGGTAGTTTCCCTAAAATTCTGGATAATGAAACGGTTGGAGAGCAAGCGCGTAAGATTTATGCTGATGGGCAAGTGATGTTACAGAAAATTATTGATGGTCGTTGGCTCACAGCAAGTGGTGTGGTTGCTTTTTATCCTGCGAACTCGGTGAATGAAGAAGATATTGAAATTTATACGGATGAAAGTCGTACAGAAACTCTCTTTACATGGCATTTACTTCGTCAGCAAAATAAAAAACGCGATGATATACGCAATAAATCGTTAGCTGATTATATTGCACCTAAATCATCAGGTGTTAAGGACTATATTGGTATGTTTGCGGTAACGGGTGGACTTGGTATTGAAGTGCATGAAGAACGATTTGAAAAAGATATGGATGATTATTCCTTAATTATGGTTAAGGCATTGGCAGATCGTTTGGCAGAGGCTTTTGCTGAGTGTTTGCACCACCGTGTTCGTACAGATTTATGGGGTTATGCACCTAAAGAGGATTTGTCTTTACAAGCTATTATTGGTGAGGAATATCAAGGTATTCGTCCTGCTCCCGGTTATCCTTCATGCCCTGATCTAAGTGTTATGATTCCGATGTTTGAGGCAATGCACCCTGAGGATGTGGGTATTCATGTTACAGGTAGTCATGCTATGATTCCGGCTTCAAGCGTATCAGCTTTTTATTTTAGCCACCCTAAAGCTAGTTACTTTAGTATTGGTAATATTGGACAAGATCAATTTGATGATTATTGTGAACGAACAGGTTTTGAAGTCGCTAAGGCTAAACGTGTTTTACATAATGTATTGGAGTAA
- a CDS encoding DUF485 domain-containing protein — protein sequence MRNHQELKEEAVAEKILSHPKFQQMSRQKSVFGWSFSFIIFVMYVAFIWVIGTNPELFATKVNPDGVTTWGIYVGIFVIIFSFVITAIYVYFANGKFEKITQDVVKEVMGAEDEK from the coding sequence ATGCGTAATCATCAAGAACTTAAAGAAGAAGCTGTTGCTGAGAAGATTCTATCTCATCCAAAATTTCAGCAAATGTCACGCCAAAAAAGTGTATTTGGCTGGAGTTTCTCTTTTATTATATTTGTGATGTATGTTGCTTTTATTTGGGTAATTGGGACAAATCCCGAATTATTTGCGACTAAAGTAAATCCTGATGGTGTTACTACTTGGGGTATCTATGTTGGGATATTTGTGATTATTTTTTCGTTTGTGATAACCGCTATTTATGTATATTTTGCAAATGGTAAATTTGAAAAAATAACACAAGATGTTGTTAAAGAAGTCATGGGAGCAGAAGATGAAAAATAA
- a CDS encoding helix-turn-helix transcriptional regulator: MKTSRKKQLLGEFVRHARARITPQMAGLSGGQRRRTPGLRREEVALLCDISVTWYTWIEQGRDVAVSAHVWSKLADVLHLNKVERAYLFELADVIDPDVAKSQYGSLPSHLAECVNAVNGPCYILDKYWNILYFNPQLDQLFDGCLSQVEQANLLVFIFQEPKAKSIVLNWEERAKRAVSEFRADIVASIEEPEVVRFIDDLSQKSETFKYWWDRQTVLAREGGLREFMHPVLGYQEYEQLTFRLATHLEYKLVMLLPH, encoded by the coding sequence ATGAAAACTTCTCGAAAAAAGCAACTACTGGGTGAATTTGTTCGCCATGCTCGTGCGCGTATTACCCCTCAGATGGCAGGATTGAGTGGTGGACAGCGTCGGCGAACACCGGGGCTTAGGCGAGAAGAGGTTGCCTTGCTGTGTGATATTAGCGTTACTTGGTACACATGGATTGAGCAGGGGCGAGATGTTGCCGTATCTGCTCATGTTTGGTCAAAGCTAGCAGATGTATTACATTTAAATAAGGTAGAGCGAGCGTATCTTTTTGAGTTAGCTGATGTTATAGATCCTGATGTTGCTAAATCACAGTATGGTAGCCTGCCAAGCCATTTAGCCGAGTGTGTTAATGCGGTAAATGGGCCTTGTTATATTCTGGATAAATATTGGAATATTCTCTATTTTAATCCGCAATTAGACCAGCTTTTTGATGGTTGTCTCTCTCAAGTAGAACAGGCTAATTTATTGGTCTTTATTTTCCAAGAACCTAAGGCAAAAAGTATTGTATTAAATTGGGAAGAACGTGCCAAGCGAGCTGTATCAGAGTTTCGTGCGGATATAGTCGCAAGTATTGAAGAGCCTGAGGTGGTTCGCTTTATTGATGATTTATCCCAAAAAAGTGAGACGTTTAAATACTGGTGGGATAGACAAACAGTATTGGCAAGGGAAGGAGGGTTGAGAGAGTTTATGCACCCTGTTTTAGGGTATCAGGAATATGAGCAATTAACCTTCCGATTAGCAACGCATTTAGAATATAAATTGGTAATGCTATTGCCTCATTAG
- a CDS encoding TonB-dependent receptor domain-containing protein — protein sequence MNISPLKVAIMAAFVPVCAFAQENTTPLSEQLDPIVVTASRTPETLKNVVGDVTVVDSYQLRNSHSLTIADILKKQAGIQTYNNGGSQTTTGVFIRGVAEKQSLIMINGIRINETFNGGAYWSALSPATFNRLEIVRGASSSLYGSSALGGVINAISTPADTTEQGNHFFAGIGAGSRGKVNTYAGVNGVQGNFDYHLAGSFARADGFNATTPESGTSTYNADRDGYKQATLNGALGYKWADGQHIGITFFNGYSHNDYDAGLLTNNIYDITRQQVYTVTSTNQITPWWQSILRFGFSKTSYFTPSYDADYGYGVSTNPAYRANSYQRQLTWQNNFSLDANNSLSTIVERNIESGVANNYAPTKSHRTTNALGLIYRGHFNRHHIQASIRNDNFSDYGHKVTGSLGYDFDITNALSIGIAGNTGFRAPTFQEQFGTYGGNKTIAPEKSRNIEAHITYRTDSTTLQATVFHNTIKDLIISNGQSYPNNRLENIGKAKIKGISLTAEHDFGSTQIYAGADFLNAKNDITGERLIRRAKAIYRAGITQQIGNYEVGADYLFVGHRTDTDFNTSRTVRLGGYGLVNLRASVNFNEQLSAQFSINNLFDKHYTPAYGYKGEGRTYFLNLAYQH from the coding sequence ATGAATATTTCTCCTTTAAAAGTTGCCATTATGGCAGCCTTTGTACCTGTCTGTGCCTTTGCACAAGAAAATACAACGCCATTATCTGAACAATTAGATCCTATTGTTGTAACCGCTTCTCGCACACCAGAAACATTGAAGAATGTGGTGGGGGATGTAACGGTTGTAGATAGTTATCAACTACGTAATAGCCACTCACTGACTATTGCCGACATTCTCAAAAAACAAGCAGGGATACAAACCTATAACAATGGCGGTTCACAAACAACAACAGGCGTTTTTATTCGTGGTGTCGCTGAAAAACAATCCCTTATTATGATTAATGGTATTCGCATTAATGAAACCTTTAATGGGGGGGCTTACTGGTCAGCACTTAGCCCAGCCACTTTTAACCGTTTAGAAATTGTCCGTGGTGCAAGCAGCAGTTTATATGGTTCTAGTGCATTAGGTGGTGTTATCAATGCCATTAGTACACCTGCAGATACAACAGAACAAGGTAATCATTTCTTTGCTGGTATCGGTGCAGGTAGCCGAGGCAAAGTCAATACCTATGCTGGTGTTAATGGTGTACAAGGCAATTTTGACTACCATCTAGCAGGTTCTTTTGCTCGTGCAGATGGTTTTAATGCAACCACACCAGAAAGCGGTACTTCTACTTATAATGCAGATAGGGATGGTTATAAACAAGCTACGCTTAATGGCGCTTTAGGATATAAATGGGCAGATGGTCAGCATATTGGTATTACTTTTTTTAATGGTTATAGCCATAATGACTATGATGCAGGATTACTCACCAACAATATCTATGATATAACTCGCCAACAAGTCTATACCGTTACATCTACTAATCAAATAACACCATGGTGGCAAAGTATTCTTCGTTTTGGCTTTAGTAAAACGAGCTATTTTACCCCTTCATATGATGCTGATTACGGATACGGTGTAAGTACAAATCCCGCCTATAGAGCTAATTCTTACCAACGCCAACTCACATGGCAAAATAATTTTAGTTTAGATGCTAATAATTCCCTATCAACAATCGTAGAACGTAATATTGAGAGTGGTGTCGCAAATAACTATGCTCCTACAAAATCTCATCGAACCACAAACGCACTAGGACTAATCTATCGAGGACACTTTAACCGCCATCATATTCAAGCTAGTATTCGTAATGATAATTTTTCTGACTATGGTCATAAAGTAACAGGTAGTTTGGGTTATGATTTTGATATTACTAACGCTTTATCTATCGGTATAGCAGGTAATACGGGTTTTAGAGCACCTACATTCCAAGAACAATTTGGAACTTATGGTGGTAACAAAACCATTGCCCCTGAGAAATCACGTAATATAGAAGCACATATTACTTACCGTACAGATAGCACTACCTTACAAGCAACGGTTTTCCATAATACCATCAAAGATCTCATTATTTCTAATGGGCAATCTTATCCTAACAATCGCCTAGAAAATATTGGTAAAGCAAAAATAAAAGGTATTAGTCTCACCGCTGAACATGATTTTGGTAGTACCCAGATTTATGCAGGTGCTGATTTTCTAAATGCCAAAAATGATATTACGGGTGAACGCTTAATTCGCCGAGCTAAAGCGATTTACCGAGCAGGTATCACACAACAAATCGGCAACTATGAAGTAGGTGCTGACTATTTATTTGTAGGTCATCGTACAGATACTGATTTCAATACAAGTCGTACTGTACGCTTAGGAGGATATGGTTTAGTGAATCTTCGAGCATCTGTAAACTTCAATGAACAGCTATCTGCTCAATTCAGCATTAACAACCTCTTCGATAAGCACTACACCCCTGCTTACGGCTATAAAGGCGAAGGGCGTACCTACTTCTTAAACTTAGCTTATCAACACTAA